The window GTTGTTCTCCATAAATATACTACtggtctcccacccccaccccagccagcatTGCACTGACTATCACTAAGCTTTTGTTGTATCTTTTTTGGAGAGAAGGAGTCATTCACACGGAAGACAGAGGAAATCTTTATTGGTCAGAATGACCAGGGAAAGGATGTATTTTGAGAGGCAGCTGAAGAATCCTGTAACTTCTGCCTCTCTGAGAACACCAAGACTTAAAGACTGTGGATGAAAAAAGAGATTATCATCAGTATCTCAGTCCATCACCTTCAAGATAGGATAATCCTTGCTTCTCCTTAATTGGACATCTGGCCTACCTCTAAGATCTACACAGCATGAATACATAGAACaggatggctcagcggtaaagaatccacctaccacaacccaatgtgggttcaatccctgggtcaggaagatcccctgtctggaaaatcccatgacagaggagtctggtgggctacagtccttggggtagaaaaagagaaactacttagcaactaaacaacaaagagaaggtgtatttctctctcactctcaaATTCAATATGCCATTATTGATCATTCTAAGTTGCTGATTTGCATAAATTAtgtttcctggtggttcagcattaaagaatccacctgcaatgcaggagacccaggttctattcctaggtcaggaagatcccctagagaacggAATGaccacccagtccagtattcttgccttggagatcccatggacagagaaaactagcgggttatggtccataggtggctaagtgttggacacaactgaagtgactgagcacaaatgcGTGTAATCCATTATTTGAACAAATTTCCTAAATTGATAATTTTCATTGTTAAGGAAGTTGTTAAAATGATGGAATTGGAGAGCTATAGCCAAGCACCACTGATACCCTTTTATAAGGTAATGAAAAGCTCACAGATGAGGCAACATCCAATTGAAGGCCAAGTTTAGAAACCACAGAAACCTCCTGGCATCTTACCAAGAAGCAAGTCTGCAGATCAACCCAGGAATTAACAACTATTGACTGAGCTCCAGGGAAGGTTCAAGAATCAATCCAAATCAGTTGGGGGAGGAAGTGGGACCCCTtacacatgtaaaagaatatagTTTCTATGCCTGGGTTCCAATGGGGCTTCAACTTTTCTGGAAGCCCGACAAGAAAGTTCAGCCCCATCATTTACTAGAATTTCATTGTGGATAGGGAATGCCCGGGCTCTTTGTCTTCCTGTTACTGGTATTGTAATGCCCCAAAGGCATTTCCAAATGAATGGCTGTctggtgtggggtgtgtgtgatcagtcattgtcagactctttgtggccccatggactgtagcccaccaggctcctctgtccatggggttgtccaggcaagaatactggagtgggttgacattcccccttccagtggatcttcccgacccagggatcgaacctgtgtcttctgcgtctccagcattgcaggcagattttttaccgtggagccacctgggaagcccagaaatgggTAAGCTCTCCAGTGTCGTTAACCACACGTCTCCTTCTCCTATCTTCTTTTCAATGGAAACTTGAAAATTTCAAAGTTTCAATTCTTCGTTTGAATGAGATCACAGACAAATCATCCAAGCCAGGGGCAGCAAACTAGAGCCTGCAGGCCAAATCCCACCCACCATCTATTTCTGGATGGCTTGTGAACtaacagttttctcatttttttttttttttttttagttttctcatttttgagTGGTTGACAACAGTGGTTGTTTTTCCAATGAAGGAAAGGGCAATATAATAGAGAAGTagagatattaatatattttaaaaaaggttgaaagaaaaacaaaaatcacaaggTGACTGGTATTTTGTGACTCCTGAAAATTATatgagattcattcatttatttattttttggccatgccttggggcatgcaggatcttatttccctggccggggatcgaacccacacacCCTGTAGTGGaatctcagagtcttaaccactggactgtcaggaaagtcccttcttgcttatagtttatttttaatttttttgagactCAAATTTAAAGcctataaaaaaaatcttattgaaATACACccatatttactattatttttataacctGTGGCTGTTTTTGTGCTCCAAGGAAGAACTGAGTATGGCCTGTACAGCCTAAATTACTGACTAGTAGGTTCTTTACAGGGaatgtttgctgacccctgatctAAGCCATCACAAGAAATTATTGACCCCAAGCTTCCCTTTCCATTAACCCAGAGGATCCCCTCTTTAAGATATCTATAAGATCCCCCCACTCCATCCTTCCTCAACCAACTTACTGGTAAGGAGagcattgtttccattttccatCTTTGTTATAATCTCTTGTCAATGAACACCAACTGCGACTCAAAACATAGCCTTCCTTGGTGCATtcataaaagtatttatttctgtACAAGAAAGGGAAGGTGCAGCTTGGGGGATCTGCAAAGAAAGGATGGAGCAGAAGGAGAAACGTGAACATAAAAAGTCTTAGCTTTAACCATCGCTGCACTCACAACACATGCTTTCTCTACCACACAGAACTGTTTTCGAGGCGGTTAAACAACATCAAGGGCTTCtggggtggctcagtgataaagagtccgcctgtcaatgtagaagatgcaggagacacaggttcagtccctaggctgggaagatcccctggagacagaaatggcaacccactctagtcttcttgcttgggaaatcccatggacagaggaacctggcgggctacagtccatggggtcacagagaatcagacacgacttagcaactaaacaacaacaaccctgtAAAGAGTCAGGATTTGGATGCAGCTTTATCTGACAGCAAAAACCATGTAGCCAGCTGCTTCTTGGATCCTAGTCATCTAAACACATCCTTGCGATGCTCACCTTCCGCGGTGCAATACCGCCATCTACCTTGGAATATCTCATCGATAGAGCACCAGGCATAGTCACTGCGGACAGAGATGCAGTTGTGGTAGATAATGTCATCAtacacaaatggaaagatacaggAATAGTTTTTATAcactggaaaagagaaaacaagcaaACTGACAAAGGGAATTGACTTTCTAACTTAGTCTGTCACATTTGATGGCACCTACCTCCCCCACATCCACATGTGGCTcatctctctccctgccttctctgGGTCTGGCACAAAAATAGCCAAATGAGTATCAAAGGAAGCCTATTTCATCCCAGACCTGGGGGCAGACTGGAGTCACTGGCTTCCTTTTCAGGGAAGTCCTCTACCCACTGTGCACCAGACCCAAGACACAATTCTAGAGTCTTTTTTGGCatcctttatctctctctctcctagtAAAAGAAACCTCTTACCTTTCACAGTTTGTCCCTAGGTATCTCTCAAAGCTGACCACTTGTCTTGACTACTCAGTGACTTATTTCTGGATGCTTCTAACTGATTTGCCCCATCTCTTCTTCACACTGCAGCAAATATCTTCATTCTTGAATACTAACCTGACTCTGCCACACCTCTGTTcatattccatttttctttttttaaaaaaaattatttatttatttggctgcactgggtcttcattgcagcatg of the Cervus canadensis isolate Bull #8, Minnesota chromosome 18, ASM1932006v1, whole genome shotgun sequence genome contains:
- the LOC122421741 gene encoding binder of sperm protein homolog 2-like, which encodes MKQQRIISRLDCPYLSSILSDYAWCSIDEIFQGRWRYCTAEDPPSCTFPFLYRNKYFYECTKEGYVLSRSWCSLTRDYNKDGKWKQCSPYHL